The Nostoc sp. PCC 7524 nucleotide sequence GAGGTGAGTAAATTAGCCGAAGCTCACGCTTTCATTCAAAGTTTACCACTGGGGTATAACACCAAAGTAGGAGAACGGGGTTCTAGTCTATCTGGTGGACAAAGACAAAGAATTGCGATCGCGCGTGCTATTTTAAGTAATCCCAAAATCCTGATTTTAGATGAAGCTACCAGTTCTCTAGATACTGAATCAGAGCGACGGTTTCAGCAAAATCTACAACGAATTAGCAAAGAACGCACAACTTTTATCATTGCTCACCGTCTCTCTACAGTGCGAAGTGCTGACTCTATCCTTGTACTAGATAAAGGTGTGATTGTTGAGCAAGGTAATCACGATGAACTCATGAAACTACGAAGTTTGTACTTTCATCTGGTACACCAGCAAATTGATGTATGAGGACTGGGGATTGGGGATTGGGGATTGGGGATTGGGAAAAATATCTTTTCGCTTTTACCTTTAACTCCCCAACTGGACTTAATGTCTCAACTTGAAAGTGAAAGCCAGGATCAGGTTTCTCCCCCTACTACTACATCTCTAATCCGTAGACTGGGGCCTCCACAGCCTACGGGTAAACCATTTTGTCCACCTTTGCCACAGCCGCCGGATTCATCCCAGTAAAAATCATCACCAATGGCTTCAATATCTGCCAAGGTTTGAAATACATTACCGGAAAGTGTGACATCTTTGACAGGTTCTGCAATTTTGCCATTTCTAATCATCCACGCTTCCCCAGCACTGAAGGTGAACATTTCACCGTTAGTCATCCCACCTAGCCAATTACGGGCATACACTCCTTCTTTGATATCAGTGAATAAATCTGCTACTGGTGTTGTACCTCGTTCAATCCAAGTGTTGGTCATCCGCACAATCGGAGTGAAGTGATAATTAAGACAACGAGCATTGCCTGTAGGAGTTTCGTCTAACTTACCTGCGGTTTCACGAGAATGTAAACGACCTACTAAAATACCGTCTTTAATTAGTTGTGTCGTAGTTGCTGGTGTACCTTCATCATCATAAAAGTAACTACCACGATGTCCCTGTGGGGCTGCACCATCAAAAATTTGCAATTCTTCGGGGCCAAATCGCCGTCCGATAGTCATTACCTCTAACAAATCGGGGTTTTCGTAAGCCATATCAGCCTCTGAAAGATGTCCAAAGGCTTCGTGAACAAATAAACCGGTGAGAATGGGGTCTATAACTACGGTGTAAGTATTTCCTTTGACTGAGGGGAGAGATAAAGCGGCAACAGCCCTTTGTGCGGCACTTTTAACTTGTTCATCCAAGTTAATCAAATCTTCGTAGGCTTGGCGAGAACCTGTTGTTTCTCTACCAGTTTGGACAGTTTCACCATTTCTGGCTGTGGCTGCAAAGCGCATTTCCATATCCACCCAAGACTGCTGAATGAGAGTACCTTCTGAGGTGGCGATGATGATTTGCTGGGAACTGTCACTGTAACGGACTGAGGTAGTAGTAATGCGACGGTCAAAACTTCTTAGTAGTTCAGTATAGCGATCGCACAATTCTTTTTTTTGCGAAAGTGGAACTTGGCGAGGGTTTTTACCCGTTAGGGGTAAAGTGCATAGTGCTTGCACTGGGTCAATAGGTGCAAGTATTGTTTCCTCATCACCAACCATCCGCGCAGCTGTAATTGCTTCTTCGATGCGTTCTTGAATGGTGGCAAGCTGATTAAAACTGCTTAACCCCCAACCACCTTTGTAACAAGCGCGGATATGTCCACCAATGGAAATCCCTTCACTGAGGGTTTCTACCTTGTCGCCACGCAACAAGATATCAGTCCCTTCTGCTTCCTCTAGGCGAATCATCAAATAGTCTACACGCGATGAGTAGCGGGTAATGAGGTCAGAAAGTAAGTTTTGTGCGTCCACAAGTGTAGTTGCCATCTCTCAGTAGTCACCACGACGAACTGCATTTATTTTGCAATTATTTGGGCAAGCTCGGCTAGGGGATTAAGGCGTAGGGTAAGGATAAATTGTGTTTATGGGTATGAGTAGGCGATCGCTGGATCGTGGATCTGCAATTGCTTTGCGCTAAACTAATCTCCGCAAGGAGACTGAAACAATCATCAAATTTCACCTACCTGCATAGATTAGCTAATCAAAAACATACTTTTCTGCTACCTTCCAATAGCGTGAAAACCGCTTCAAATCAATATATCCGTCATAATCAAAAAACGGTTCTACTTCAAACACTTCCAACTTTAAATAACGCTCAATTTCATCACATATATTCTTAAACCTAGGGCTGGGGCTATCTGCTGTTGCCACTAAATCAGAATCATGTTCTTTAGCAAAGGCTAAAATTTCTTGTGCTACATTCCCACGACGGATTTCAACAGGCAACTCTAGCAAGCATTCATAAATAAAAGTGATTCGCTTGAGACTAAGTTGCCATTCTTCTATCAAAGCATCATCCCAAACCCAAATCGCTGGAGCATCTGGGTATTCTTGTAGTGCAGGGTTAAAGGGACTGAGACAGTCACCATGTATCCAAACAATTGGTTTATTTTTAGTCATTAGTCATTAGTCCATAGGCAATAGGCAATAGGCAATAGGCAATAGTCATTAATCATTAGTTATTCTCCTCTGCTTTTCTGCTTCCCAGTCCCCAATCCCCAATCCCCAATCCCCAGTCCCTATCGCTTCTTCCCACGTTGCCAACTTTGACTGTTGGGTTTTTTGGTAAATTCGCCTTTGGGAAATAATCGCTGTTCTAACTCTTCATAACTACCTTCAAAGTCACAATGACCATAAAGAGGACATTTTTGACAGTAAACGCTTTTAGTGTAGCGTTCTAGGTTTTCGCGGTTGAAAAAATAAGGTTTGTGACTGAAGGTGCTAGCTACCCACTGCCACGACATATTATTGCTAGCAGGATCGCCATCTAACAAGTGTTCTAAAAACCATTTAGCGCCTGCTTGCCAACGAATGCGTCGCCAATGAACAACATAAGCTGCTATCCACATTCGTGCATGATTATGTAGGTAGCCAGTCTCTCGTAATTCTTGGCTGAAGTTATCGATGCAAACTAAGCCTGTGCTTCCATCTTTAATGTCTTGGGGTAAATCTGGTGCGTATTCTGTAGGGGTGTAGCCTGTTTTGTATTCTTCTTGGTCTTGCCAAATATCATCACCTAACTTGGCATATAATCGCTGCCAGTAGTCACGCCAGCCTAATTCGTTGATCAGTTTTGTGGCATGATCAGGGTTTTCCACTTTATCTAAGACATAATCACGAATTTCTCGTAAGCTGAGAACCCCATAACGGATGTATGGTGAAAGTCGGGTTACATCCCCTGTGAGCAAGTTACGTGTTTTTGCGTAGGATGCTGGGTTGACTTTTTGCATAGCTCTCTGAGCTGCTTTCCTGCCGCCTATAGTGTTACTAATATGATCATCACGCTCTGCTGCTTGGGGGAATTGTTCACGCAGATAAGCAACTAATTCATCTCGACTCGAAAAATCACTTAGCATAAATTTACGTATTTATACAATCTATACGGCTGACAATATTTGAGGATAGCAGGTTAAATAGCTTATGCCATAAAAACTACATAGCAGTGTTAACTCAAGTTTTATCTATATATAGACTTACGCATGGGTAATGAAAAAACAAGGTTGGCATCAAATTAGAGGATTTTATACCCTAAATCTATAAAAATACTTTTGCATAAGTCTTGCTATATTCTCTGCTCTCTATACTCACTCTTACACATAGGAATAAACTATGGTTTCTCCTGGAAATACAACAGAACAACAAGGTCACTATCGTTACAATCCCCTTGGGCTAAATCAGAAGGGACCGGCGCGGATTTTTCCCTACGCTGGTGAAGATGGGGCGCTGCGTTATATCTTAGCTAAACTGCAAGCAGATGCTATCAATCAAGGAAAACTGTCTGAACCTTGGAGTCTGGTACTAAAACAGGTGAAGAGTACGATCGCCTCCTTGGATGAGGTTTGGCTAGGTATCTCTACTCAACTGGTAGATTTAGAAATTTTTCAATCGGGATGGTTTAATTTTCATTTGCCGCCTAATGAACAGTTTAATGCTAGCTATGTGCGGGAACGGCGGGAAATGATCCAGCGACTCACTACCGCACAAAAAGCCGCCGATACTAAAAATAATATTGAGCAGAAGCGATCGCTATTTTTCCAATCTTTAGAAAAAAGTGCTAAATCTAGCAAAAACGCATCACCTTACATCCCCACCCGTCCAGTAGCTAGCATCATTCATCAACGGGATGGCGGTTTAAGCGATCGCGAATTTGCACGGCAAAGATTAGCCGGGGCAAATCCGATGATCCTACGGCGAGTCAAGTCGGCTGATCAAGCATTACTCCAAACCTGGGCAAATATACCCTGTAATCTAGACCTCATTGAGTCAGCCACCGCCAACCGTTTATTTATTGCTGATTATCCTTTATTTAAAGACCTAAAAGTTACCGATTTACAACCAGGAAAGTATGTAGGTAGTCCAGTAGCTTTATTTCATCACACGGAAACGGGGTTAGAACCAATACTGATTGAGGTGGAAAAAGGTAGAGTCATCACCTCTGCACTCATGGGAACGGCTGCTGATGATTGGACAAGGGCAAAACTCTATGTCCAGACAGCTGATGTCACCCATCATGAGTTAGTTTCTCACTTGTGCTACACCCATCTAGCAATGGAAGCATTGGCGATCGCTGCTGCTAGACAATTACCCACTAATCACCCGGTTTCCCAGTTACTTAGTCCTCATTTTCAGTTTTTAATTGCTGTTAATGACCGAGCTAATGTCATCTTACTGGAAGAAGGTGCGGCGATTAATAAACTTACAGCCCCAACTATTCCGACATCAGTCAATATAATTAATCAAGCTTACCGTCAAAAAACATTTTGGGATTACGCTCTACCCAACGACATCGAACACCGGGGAATCGATACTAAGTTTCTTCCCGAATACCCATACCGTGATGATAGTCTGCTGTTATGGGAAGCGATCGCTAAGTACACCAGTCTTTATTTACAACGGTATTATCCTGACGATAAAGCCGTAATCAAAGACACCTATTTGCAAGCTTGGGCTGATGAACTGGGCGCACCCTTAAATACCCGTTCTAAATCTGAGTTTCCCCAGATTCCGGCGTGGTTCCCTCAAGAATGGGCGATCGCGGCTGGATTAGAATTGCCAGAATTACCTTCACATTCCCGTGTACCTGGGTTTACTAAAATCACCAGTCTGCAACAACTCATAGATATTGCCACAATTGTGATTTTTACTTGTGGTCCCCAACACGCAGCTATTAACTACAGCCAGTTTGATTATCTTGGTTATGTACCTAATGCACCTTTAGCTAACTACAGCCGACCAGATACACCAGTTAATTTATCAGAATTTTTACCCCCAGCCGATAGAGAAATTTTGCAAATGCGGTTAACCTTTGCTTTGAGTGGGATTTATTGGGGTAAGCTGGGTAGTTCTGAGTTAATTCAATTTACCAATAGAGGCGATCGGCAGATTCTTAACCAGTTTCAAAACGATTTAGTGGAAATTGAGAACAAAATCAAAGCGCGTAATCAAAAACGTCTCATTAATACTGGTGTTGACTATCCCTATCTCTTACCCTCTCGGATTCCCAACAGTATCAATATTTGAACCGAAAACAACACCAATTTTAAAAGTAAATATCTAAAGGGGTCTTCCAAATAAAACACATCCAAAATGTAGGGTGCGTCAGTGCGAGAAAACCTAGCTGTACTAAGGAATTCTTCATACTGACGCACCCTACTAACTAACCATCAATTTGGAATAATTGATGTTTTGGTTTTGCCTAGGTGCTAAAAAGTACGGGTTTTAATGATCTAGATTCCTACCCGTACCTGTATATGATTGAGGGATCTTTTGCAAGATCCCTGAAAACTTTATTTAACCAGGAATGACTTGAACAACCAATGCACGTTTGTCAAACGACTGGACTTTACCTACTTGACTAAGATCATTGACAATGCGGTCTAACAATTCTCCAGCATGATCACGATGTTGGTGTTCCCTACCCCGTAGACGAACAGCAAATTTGACAGAATCGCCTTTACTCAACCACTGTATCGCTTGCTGAATGCGTAAATTATAATCAGCCAAGCCGACATTCGGACGGAATCGCACTTCTTTGACTGTTGGCCTAGCACTATGTCCTTGACGCTTTTTCTTTTGATATTGCAGCTTGCCAAAGTTGATAATTTTCGCTACTGGAATCTCTTGATTTTGAGAAACCACAACTAGGTCAAGGTCTAAACTTTCTGCTATCTGTAGAGCCTCATTGGTATTGATAAGACCACGATTGTTATTTTCATGGTCAATCAAGAAGACTTGAGGTGACTTGATTTGGGAGTTAATTAGTTGCTTTTGGACTGCGATAACGTTTTCCTCTCAATACTAAATGTTTTGCCTTGTAGGTAATACCAAGGTAACACAATATCCATTGATTAGAATCTTTAGGCAAAATTGGCTGATATTATGCCTTTCTTCTGATGGAGTGTTAGCTAAACCCATAGATTGATGAATATATCGATGTTAAGAGCCAAACTTGACTAGGTATGACTAACAAAATTAGTGGAACACATTAGTAATTATTTCAGGAGGAAAAATGGTATCTACTCACTATAAACGTGGCATCGGAACCTTTAGAAACCGCCAAGAGGCTGAACAAGCACTACACGAACTGAAAAATTCTGGTTTCCCAATGGATCGGGTTTCTATTTTGGCGAAAGATACAGAACGTAATGAGCAAATAGCTGGAACGCGTGTAGAAGATCGTGGCGAGACAGAGGCTCAAGAAGGTGCGGGGATTGGTGCAACCACAGGTACTGTCTTGGGGGGTATTGGTGGTTTACTCGTAGGTTTGGAAGCTTTGTTAATTCCAGGTGTAGGGCCTTTTCTCGCAGCAGGTACAGTTGCTACTACCTTGGCTGGTGCTGGGATTGGTGCAGCCGCAGGTGGAATTGTCGGGGCTTTGACTGGTTTAGGTATTCCTGAAGAAGAAGCCAGACATTACAGCGATCGCGTTTCTCAAGGTGAATACTTGGTAATCTTAGAAGGCACGGCAGCTGAAATTGATCGCGCATCTGCTATTTTCAGAAACCGGGGTATTCGTGATTGGAAAGTAAATGACATTTCTGATACTCGCGGTTATCGCACTGAAGCGGCTCCCACGGGTGTTGAGCGAGATACAACAGTTGTCAGACGAGATACAGATGTCTACTCTGGAACAACACCTGACGAGGACGTAGTAGAAATTATTGATAAGCGCGATCGCGTCTAATTCTGTTTTGTAATTAAAATTTAACCCTACCCATAGTCGGGAAGGGTTAAGTTTTAGATCCTATCGTTGAGAAATTTGAATTTAGAGCCAATCTCGATAAGCCGAGATTTCATTAACGCTAATTTCCAATGGCCCACCTTTACCAAAAGGGGGATAAACGCGGATTTTAGCATTAGTTGTAAATCTTTCTAGGCGGTTGCCTAATTGGGGAATATTGCTCACTATATGCCAATAAGATACTATATCAGGGCAGTCAATGATCAGCATTAAGAGAGTGTCTTTTTTGGTGAAGTACCACTGGCAATTAGATAATAGTGCTTGGGTAATGCGATCGCAAGCTAAGTAGAAGCATCTGCCAATAGATTGCTCTAGTTCCAAATGCAGCATTCCATCCTCCTTTGTCACCTCGCTAGGAGGTAGATCATCGGGAGGAAGCAGGTTAAGTTTAGACATAATTTCTAACCTCTTGGTTGTAGCACCGCAAACTCTCCTGATTCTTTTCCAGAGTCAAGGATGCAGGTTTGAGGGCTAATGTCCCTAGATTTATCTAACGTGGCAATGTCTTCCGCCACCCGAATGGGGTTATGGAATGGCAATAACACTGCCGCCGTTCCTAGTCGGATAGTTGATGTGACACCCGCTAAATGAGCCATTAATACCAATATCGAGGATCTGATATTGGTTTCATTAAAATGATGCTCACTGATCCAAGCTTCTTCAAAGCCTAAGCTTGCCGCCTGTCTGACTAGGGCTACTTGTTCAAAAATCCCACGCCGGGCATCTTGATGATGATTTTCGTAATTGCAGAACAGTCCAGTTTTCATCTTTAACTTGCTTGCGTTGGCGTTGGATGTCTACCTAGATGTGATCTCTTTAATTTGTTACCATATGCAACTCCAACCAAAGACGTGGATCGTTGTCCTTTAGCTTTGACAAGGGATCTCGCAATAATCGCTTGGCATTCATACAAACGACTTGTACTAATCCCATATTTTCTGCTAATTCTCGCAGTGTTTCTTTGTGAGCTTGCACAAGAGGCAGCATTTCATCAGAACAATAAATACCTATGTATTGCAAGCGTCTAGCAGGTCGTCCCCAAAAACAGGTGATGACTTTCACATGACACCCGTCCAATAATTCCCCAACTTTTGGATAGTATTGACTGACGACTCTTGTGAATTCCTTAGCTAATATATCTTCCGCAATCATTGCAATTGATATTTTTGTAGCGTCCATCACTCTAATTAATATAACATATATTTGTCATATAATGATAACAAAATCATTGTTTTATTCCTAATATATTATTAAGATATACCAAACAAATGAGGTTTACTCAATAATGAGTAAACCTCAGATTAGCTAAATAAATTTAAAGCAATTATTCTATCTAGATTTTCGTTCTGCAACTAAAACTTCAGCGATCATTTCTGGCAGATTATTCAAATCTATAAAACCATCAGAACCCCTAATGGGAGAACTAAAAGTATAATTCGGGTCACAAGCGCCTGTATCATAGACTTGAATAAACCACTTATCTGGAAATCCGGCTACACCTAGTTCAACAATGTACCAACTCTCACCTATTAGCCGAGCATTAAAAATAGTAAACCAATCTCGATAAGCTTCTGATATATTCCAATCTGCTAAGAGAAACTCTAATGCTATTTGTCCAGCATCAGTTGCAGTCAGTAGCATTTTCACTCCTTATTTGCAACTTCAGAATTGTTACTTTCAGCTTTTTGTAAATCAGGATATAACCCTAACTGTTTTGCTAACTCACGAGCAATAAAAAATAAAAATTTTGCTCCATCTTGATTACCTTGATGGGCAAATGCAGTTGCTATTTGTACAATGATTTCCACAAAGTTAGCATCGATTAATTCTTTATTGGCTTCTAAGAGTTCTGGTTCTTGACCATTAGGGCATTGTAATAGTTCATCAATTAAATTGAAGTATAAACTTTGGCGTTCTTGTTGGATTTCTGGCATAGGAGTTTACTTTTTTGAATGATAATGGATCAGATTTTTTGTTAGTCAAGTATCAAAATTCCAGACTAAAGTTCTGAATTCTGATATTTATTGTTCGATACCTTGCTGCCAAAGTCTTTCTAGCATTTCAATTTGTTCTTGTAAAATTCCGGC carries:
- a CDS encoding general stress protein; translation: MVSTHYKRGIGTFRNRQEAEQALHELKNSGFPMDRVSILAKDTERNEQIAGTRVEDRGETEAQEGAGIGATTGTVLGGIGGLLVGLEALLIPGVGPFLAAGTVATTLAGAGIGAAAGGIVGALTGLGIPEEEARHYSDRVSQGEYLVILEGTAAEIDRASAIFRNRGIRDWKVNDISDTRGYRTEAAPTGVERDTTVVRRDTDVYSGTTPDEDVVEIIDKRDRV
- a CDS encoding TldD/PmbA family protein → MATTLVDAQNLLSDLITRYSSRVDYLMIRLEEAEGTDILLRGDKVETLSEGISIGGHIRACYKGGWGLSSFNQLATIQERIEEAITAARMVGDEETILAPIDPVQALCTLPLTGKNPRQVPLSQKKELCDRYTELLRSFDRRITTTSVRYSDSSQQIIIATSEGTLIQQSWVDMEMRFAATARNGETVQTGRETTGSRQAYEDLINLDEQVKSAAQRAVAALSLPSVKGNTYTVVIDPILTGLFVHEAFGHLSEADMAYENPDLLEVMTIGRRFGPEELQIFDGAAPQGHRGSYFYDDEGTPATTTQLIKDGILVGRLHSRETAGKLDETPTGNARCLNYHFTPIVRMTNTWIERGTTPVADLFTDIKEGVYARNWLGGMTNGEMFTFSAGEAWMIRNGKIAEPVKDVTLSGNVFQTLADIEAIGDDFYWDESGGCGKGGQNGLPVGCGGPSLRIRDVVVGGET
- a CDS encoding FAD-binding domain-containing protein → MLSDFSSRDELVAYLREQFPQAAERDDHISNTIGGRKAAQRAMQKVNPASYAKTRNLLTGDVTRLSPYIRYGVLSLREIRDYVLDKVENPDHATKLINELGWRDYWQRLYAKLGDDIWQDQEEYKTGYTPTEYAPDLPQDIKDGSTGLVCIDNFSQELRETGYLHNHARMWIAAYVVHWRRIRWQAGAKWFLEHLLDGDPASNNMSWQWVASTFSHKPYFFNRENLERYTKSVYCQKCPLYGHCDFEGSYEELEQRLFPKGEFTKKPNSQSWQRGKKR
- a CDS encoding lipoxygenase family protein — protein: MVSPGNTTEQQGHYRYNPLGLNQKGPARIFPYAGEDGALRYILAKLQADAINQGKLSEPWSLVLKQVKSTIASLDEVWLGISTQLVDLEIFQSGWFNFHLPPNEQFNASYVRERREMIQRLTTAQKAADTKNNIEQKRSLFFQSLEKSAKSSKNASPYIPTRPVASIIHQRDGGLSDREFARQRLAGANPMILRRVKSADQALLQTWANIPCNLDLIESATANRLFIADYPLFKDLKVTDLQPGKYVGSPVALFHHTETGLEPILIEVEKGRVITSALMGTAADDWTRAKLYVQTADVTHHELVSHLCYTHLAMEALAIAAARQLPTNHPVSQLLSPHFQFLIAVNDRANVILLEEGAAINKLTAPTIPTSVNIINQAYRQKTFWDYALPNDIEHRGIDTKFLPEYPYRDDSLLLWEAIAKYTSLYLQRYYPDDKAVIKDTYLQAWADELGAPLNTRSKSEFPQIPAWFPQEWAIAAGLELPELPSHSRVPGFTKITSLQQLIDIATIVIFTCGPQHAAINYSQFDYLGYVPNAPLANYSRPDTPVNLSEFLPPADREILQMRLTFALSGIYWGKLGSSELIQFTNRGDRQILNQFQNDLVEIENKIKARNQKRLINTGVDYPYLLPSRIPNSINI
- the infC gene encoding translation initiation factor IF-3, whose protein sequence is MAVQKQLINSQIKSPQVFLIDHENNNRGLINTNEALQIAESLDLDLVVVSQNQEIPVAKIINFGKLQYQKKKRQGHSARPTVKEVRFRPNVGLADYNLRIQQAIQWLSKGDSVKFAVRLRGREHQHRDHAGELLDRIVNDLSQVGKVQSFDKRALVVQVIPG